A genomic window from Diospyros lotus cultivar Yz01 chromosome 2, ASM1463336v1, whole genome shotgun sequence includes:
- the LOC127794930 gene encoding protein MLN51 homolog isoform X2, whose translation MAAPGENDVEYESDPEEAKRSLTMRRREASDDEEGEEDGDGTKREGAPRTSDSRDGVGSDVESDGEGAPAEYDDEESEIEEEELGREDEEEEEGEAVVEEEEYDGGGGEVEAAAAGAGLAAKELDGNGGRSLGESVEIRELNQSEEGKKENDPFSVPTAGAFYMHDDRFRDNAGGRHRRTFGGRKLWESKDEKKWGHDKFEEMTLQDRHYRGGMRNSRGRYRGRGRSRGADRGYPRGNKSKAYNNDNQNHEPMVVKGRGSRRSGKLIERTSHTTSARAPTTMPNAESDPLLAKKQLFASSLSSASPPFYPSGSSNKETISTEKRDTQGGTLYRNLRSPVVDENISIPQSSTMMRGKNVVGSIGMEKLYISDSNSLVSVKPSTSLQLPSRSSSFSTTEPLQPRAQGRGVAASGQMPFQAGVPQNQATRASPPTQLHTFQRLPAQSSFQPLLQASVQQTGQHIGSGSQTPSPPKPASPVASFEHGESESPPESSKPKTALVGKGKGGTGGTQGSGRNPFLYGGAQLMGASGNMGAGHGDQNFATAPAFLPVMPFGGQHPGGIGVPAVGMAFPGYVAQPQLGLGNSEMTWLPVLAGAAGALGATYCSPYIPVDGSHNSRSSGQTSFSGPLSKENNTSKPNNERQTSQRPEVASDEFSQRHKNTRRYTEMNFGQ comes from the exons ATGGCGGCTCCAGGGGAGAACGATGTGGAGTACGAGAGTGATCCCGAGGAGGCGAAGCGGTCACTGACGATGCGGAGGAGGGAGGCGAGCGATGATGAGGAAGGGGAGGAGGATGGAGATGGGACTAAGAGAGAGGGGGCGCCGAGGACTTCTGATTCGAGGGATGGGGTTGGTTCCGATGTGGAATCGGACGGGGAGGGAGCGCCGGCGGAGTATGACGACGAAGAGTCGGAGATAGAGGAAGAGGAATTGGGGCGGgaggatgaggaggaggaggagggtgaAGCGGTAGTGGAAGAGGAAGAGTACgatgggggagggggggaggtCGAGGCGGCGGCTGCCGGGGCGGGACTGGCGGCGAAGGAATTGGATGGGAACGGAGGGCGATCTCTTGGCGAGTCTGTGGAGATTCGGGAATTGAATCAGAGTGAAGAGgggaagaaagagaatgatCCGTTTTCAGTGCCAACAGCTGGTGCTTTCTACATGCATGATGACAGGTTTCGAGACAATGCCGGTGGTAGACACAG GCGGACATTTGGAGGAAGGAAGTTGTGGGAGtcaaaagatgagaagaaaTGGGGGCATGACAAATTTGAGGAAATGACACTCCAAGATAGGCACTATCGAGGG GGTATGAGGAACTCTAGAGGTCGTTATCGTGGTCGTGGAAGAAGTAGAGGTGCAGATCGCGGATATCCTAGAGGAAACAAGTCTAAAGCATACAACAATGACAATCAAAACCATGAACCTATGGTTGTGAAAGGCAGAGGCTCTAGAAG GTCTGGGAAGTTAATTGAGAGAACTTCACATACTACTTCTGCCAGAGCACCCACCACCATGCCAAATGCAGAATCTGATCCGCTTCTTGCCAAGAAGCAGTTGTTTGCATCAAGCTTGAGTTCTGCTTCCCCTCCATTTTATCCTTCTGGCTCTTCCAATAAAGAAACGATTTCAACAGAGAAAAGAGATACGCAAGGTGGAACTTTATACCGGAACCTCCGGTCTCCTGTTGTTGATGAGAATATTTCTATACCACAGTCCAGTACAATGATGAGAGGAAAAAATGTAGTTGGTTCCATTGGCATGGAAAAGCTTTACATCAGTGATTCCAATTCTTTAGTTTCTGTGAAACCCTCAACCAGCTTGCAGTTGCCATCTAGATCTTCTTCATTTAGTACCACTGAACCTCTTCAACCAAGGGCTCAGGGTAGGGGTGTAGCCGCCTCTGGGCAGATGCCTTTTCAAGCAGGAGTGCCTCAGAACCAAGCCACCAGAGCTTCTCCACCAACTCAACTCCATACTTTCCAGCGGCTTCCTGCTCAAAGCAGTTTTCAACCTTTGCTGCAAGCTTCTGTTCAGCAAACAGGGCAGCATATTGGTAGTGGATCTCAAACTCCATCTCCACCAAAACCTGCTTCTCCTGTAGCTTCTTTCGAACATGGAGAATCTGAATCTCCTCCAGAATCAAGTAAACCTAAGACTGCATTGGTTGGTAAAGGAAAAGGTGGAACTGGTGGAACTCAAGGTAGTGGAAGGAACCCTTTTCTGTATGGCGGGGCCCAACTTATGGGAGCCTCTGGGAATATGGGTGCCGGTCATGGTGATCAGAACTTTGCTACAGCTCCAGCCTTCTTGCCAG TTATGCCATTTGGAGGCCAGCATCCCGGTGGTATTGGAGTCCCTGCTGTTGGCATGGCATTCCCTGGTTATGTTGCTCAACCACAACTTGGTTTGGGAAATTCTGAGATGACATG GCTACCAGTTTTGGCTGGTGCTGCGGGAGCTTTGGGGGCAACATATTGTTCACCCTATATTCCTGTTGATGGTTCTCACAACTCTCGCTCATCAGGGCAGACATCTTTCTCAGGACCTTTGAG CAAGGAAAATAATACAAGTAAACCAAATAATGAACGACAAACTTCACAGAGACCTG AGGTTGCTAGTGATGAGTTCAGTCAACGGCACAAGAATACTCGCAG ATATACTGAGATGAATTTTGGCCAGTGA
- the LOC127794930 gene encoding protein MLN51 homolog isoform X1 has product MAAPGENDVEYESDPEEAKRSLTMRRREASDDEEGEEDGDGTKREGAPRTSDSRDGVGSDVESDGEGAPAEYDDEESEIEEEELGREDEEEEEGEAVVEEEEYDGGGGEVEAAAAGAGLAAKELDGNGGRSLGESVEIRELNQSEEGKKENDPFSVPTAGAFYMHDDRFRDNAGGRHRRTFGGRKLWESKDEKKWGHDKFEEMTLQDRHYRGGMRNSRGRYRGRGRSRGADRGYPRGNKSKAYNNDNQNHEPMVVKGRGSRRYESSKRNNFETPSMKHKQSGKLIERTSHTTSARAPTTMPNAESDPLLAKKQLFASSLSSASPPFYPSGSSNKETISTEKRDTQGGTLYRNLRSPVVDENISIPQSSTMMRGKNVVGSIGMEKLYISDSNSLVSVKPSTSLQLPSRSSSFSTTEPLQPRAQGRGVAASGQMPFQAGVPQNQATRASPPTQLHTFQRLPAQSSFQPLLQASVQQTGQHIGSGSQTPSPPKPASPVASFEHGESESPPESSKPKTALVGKGKGGTGGTQGSGRNPFLYGGAQLMGASGNMGAGHGDQNFATAPAFLPVMPFGGQHPGGIGVPAVGMAFPGYVAQPQLGLGNSEMTWLPVLAGAAGALGATYCSPYIPVDGSHNSRSSGQTSFSGPLSKENNTSKPNNERQTSQRPEVASDEFSQRHKNTRRYTEMNFGQ; this is encoded by the exons ATGGCGGCTCCAGGGGAGAACGATGTGGAGTACGAGAGTGATCCCGAGGAGGCGAAGCGGTCACTGACGATGCGGAGGAGGGAGGCGAGCGATGATGAGGAAGGGGAGGAGGATGGAGATGGGACTAAGAGAGAGGGGGCGCCGAGGACTTCTGATTCGAGGGATGGGGTTGGTTCCGATGTGGAATCGGACGGGGAGGGAGCGCCGGCGGAGTATGACGACGAAGAGTCGGAGATAGAGGAAGAGGAATTGGGGCGGgaggatgaggaggaggaggagggtgaAGCGGTAGTGGAAGAGGAAGAGTACgatgggggagggggggaggtCGAGGCGGCGGCTGCCGGGGCGGGACTGGCGGCGAAGGAATTGGATGGGAACGGAGGGCGATCTCTTGGCGAGTCTGTGGAGATTCGGGAATTGAATCAGAGTGAAGAGgggaagaaagagaatgatCCGTTTTCAGTGCCAACAGCTGGTGCTTTCTACATGCATGATGACAGGTTTCGAGACAATGCCGGTGGTAGACACAG GCGGACATTTGGAGGAAGGAAGTTGTGGGAGtcaaaagatgagaagaaaTGGGGGCATGACAAATTTGAGGAAATGACACTCCAAGATAGGCACTATCGAGGG GGTATGAGGAACTCTAGAGGTCGTTATCGTGGTCGTGGAAGAAGTAGAGGTGCAGATCGCGGATATCCTAGAGGAAACAAGTCTAAAGCATACAACAATGACAATCAAAACCATGAACCTATGGTTGTGAAAGGCAGAGGCTCTAGAAGGTACGAGTCTTCCAAGAGGAACAACTTTGAGACACCTTCAATGAAGCACAAACA GTCTGGGAAGTTAATTGAGAGAACTTCACATACTACTTCTGCCAGAGCACCCACCACCATGCCAAATGCAGAATCTGATCCGCTTCTTGCCAAGAAGCAGTTGTTTGCATCAAGCTTGAGTTCTGCTTCCCCTCCATTTTATCCTTCTGGCTCTTCCAATAAAGAAACGATTTCAACAGAGAAAAGAGATACGCAAGGTGGAACTTTATACCGGAACCTCCGGTCTCCTGTTGTTGATGAGAATATTTCTATACCACAGTCCAGTACAATGATGAGAGGAAAAAATGTAGTTGGTTCCATTGGCATGGAAAAGCTTTACATCAGTGATTCCAATTCTTTAGTTTCTGTGAAACCCTCAACCAGCTTGCAGTTGCCATCTAGATCTTCTTCATTTAGTACCACTGAACCTCTTCAACCAAGGGCTCAGGGTAGGGGTGTAGCCGCCTCTGGGCAGATGCCTTTTCAAGCAGGAGTGCCTCAGAACCAAGCCACCAGAGCTTCTCCACCAACTCAACTCCATACTTTCCAGCGGCTTCCTGCTCAAAGCAGTTTTCAACCTTTGCTGCAAGCTTCTGTTCAGCAAACAGGGCAGCATATTGGTAGTGGATCTCAAACTCCATCTCCACCAAAACCTGCTTCTCCTGTAGCTTCTTTCGAACATGGAGAATCTGAATCTCCTCCAGAATCAAGTAAACCTAAGACTGCATTGGTTGGTAAAGGAAAAGGTGGAACTGGTGGAACTCAAGGTAGTGGAAGGAACCCTTTTCTGTATGGCGGGGCCCAACTTATGGGAGCCTCTGGGAATATGGGTGCCGGTCATGGTGATCAGAACTTTGCTACAGCTCCAGCCTTCTTGCCAG TTATGCCATTTGGAGGCCAGCATCCCGGTGGTATTGGAGTCCCTGCTGTTGGCATGGCATTCCCTGGTTATGTTGCTCAACCACAACTTGGTTTGGGAAATTCTGAGATGACATG GCTACCAGTTTTGGCTGGTGCTGCGGGAGCTTTGGGGGCAACATATTGTTCACCCTATATTCCTGTTGATGGTTCTCACAACTCTCGCTCATCAGGGCAGACATCTTTCTCAGGACCTTTGAG CAAGGAAAATAATACAAGTAAACCAAATAATGAACGACAAACTTCACAGAGACCTG AGGTTGCTAGTGATGAGTTCAGTCAACGGCACAAGAATACTCGCAG ATATACTGAGATGAATTTTGGCCAGTGA